Part of the Arachis hypogaea cultivar Tifrunner chromosome 6, arahy.Tifrunner.gnm2.J5K5, whole genome shotgun sequence genome, CTTTATTAGGACGAGAGAGATAAAGGATTGTTAAAGGGTAAAGTGTAATTTATAAATTCACAGTTAAGCATACCAAGGGAAACCACAACATAATAGCTGATTATCTCTCTCGTCCTAATAAAGAACCTCCACAAAAAATCATCCACCTTTTAACAATGAACACCATCAATCGACTAACATTTCCTCTTCCAAACAGTTCACAAGACCATCCTTTTTATAAAAGACCAGCAGAGACCTTTTCTTTCTTAGCCAAGCCAACAAATCCCATTGAAGTAAAAATCCTAGCCTGACAATGTTTGTTTTACTGGTTACACAGACTCCTCCTTGTTACACAGATAACAGCCAACTTTCGATATTTTGATGTCGATTTTTCCTACTGCATCATCTCCATCATCAAGGGACCAATTCCAGAAGAAATATTATGGTTCATGTTAAGAGAAATGTATGAACACACTAGAGCTTCACAACAGCAAAACCTCTAACTGGAAGAGCTCAGATCAATAGGGAGTAGTTTGTTGTTAACCTACTGCATCATCCCCATCATCAAGGGACCAATTCCAAAAGAAATATTATGGTTCATGTTAAGAGAAATGTATGAACACACTAGAGCTTCACAACAGCAAAACCTCTAACTGGAAGAGCTCAGATCAATAGGGAGTAGTTTGTTGTTAACCACACACTGTAAAGAAGAAAACTAGTTCTATTTATTGATATTGAATTCACACGCTTACAATGGAgtagatgtatatatatatatactcactaAAGCAGAGGAGTTTAGTTAGGCTACTAAGGTGGAGAAAACATAATTAACAAACTTTCCACCTTTTGTGGCTAACTAACTAATACAGCTAATCTAACTACTCTAACCAACTAGCTTTTAATTTGTGTGCTTACTCTCAACACTCCCCCCCCCCAAACTTAGGGAGGGATGAGTCCCTATCCGAAGTTTGCTTTTAAACCTGGTGAAGAGGGTAATTGAGAGTGGTTTGGTTAATAAGTCTGCCACTTGATCAAAAGCCGGAATATGAACCACATAAAGTTTTTTAGAATTAACCAAGTCCCTGATAAAATGGAGATCCATCTCCAAATGCTTGCACCTGCTGTGCAGAACAGGATTGCTAGCAAGCATACAGGTGCTATGATTATTACAGTAAATTGTTGGACGTATTTGTTGGTGGACTCCCAACTCTTTCAATAGCTGCTGGATGCTCATGATCTCTGTTTGAGCTGAGGATATCGCCCTATATTCTGCCTCTATGGTAGACCTGCTAACCTTTGACTGCTTGCCACTCTTCCAAGCTATTAAATTTGTGCCGAGATAGATATAGTAACCAGAAGTTGACCTTTGATCATCCAAGTATGAGGCCCAGTCTGAATCTGTAAAGGAGAGAATACGATAATCAATGCATTTAGAAAAAATTAAGCCCTCTTGAAGTGTACCTTAAAGGTATCGAAGGATCCTCTTGACTGCTTTCTAATGTTGAACGGTTGGTGAGTGCATAAACTGCGAGACTTTGTTCATGACAAAAGCTAGATCTGGTCTTGTAATTGTGAGGTACTGCAGAGCTCTGACGATGGACCTATAACCCTTAGGATCTTCATAAAGGTCTGAGTTATTCTTACTCAGCTTTGAAGATATCATCATAGGTGTAGGCATAGGATTGGAATTATGCATTCCTGCATGATGTAGCAGATCCTTTGCATACTTTGTTTGAGTAAGTAACAATTTCTGCTCAGGCAAATAATGAGCTTCAAGGCCTAAAAAAAGTGAAACAAACCAAGATCTTTTAAAGGAAAAATACAGTTTAACTGTTTAATTAAAGTATCAATTACAGTAGAATTGGACCTTGTAACAATTATATCATCGACATATATCAACATGTAAGTGACATCAGAATTTGTGTTTCTTATAAACAATGCCACATTAGAAGTTGTATTCTGAAATCCAAGGGTTCGTAAGGTAGAAGCAAGAGTATGATACCAAGCCCTTGGGGCTTGCTTAAGACCATGGATGGCCTTGTGCAATTTGCAAACTTTGAGCGGCTGCCTCTCATTATACCCAGCTGGCTGTTGCATATATACATTTTCAGATAATACTCTATTTAAGAACGCATTATCAAAGTCAAACTGTCTGAAGCACCAATTATTGGTGAGGGCAATAGTGATGATGATTCGCACTAACACTGGCCTTACTACAGGGCTAAGAATTTCTTCAAAGTCAATTCGCTCCACTTGATGAAAACCTTTGGCAACTAATCTTGCTTTATACTTCAGAATCTTACCCTCTGCATTCTTTTTGATAGTATATACCCACTTGCACCCAACACTGGTTGTATTGGGTGGAGGATCAACCAAGGACCATGTCCCACATTTGGCCAGGACTACAAATTTATTGTCCATAGCCTGCTTCCAATGAGGACAAGTGAGAGCCTGTTTAGTATTTTTTGAAACTTGAGTGAATAGAATCAGGAGTTTCAGCAATGGCTACTAGATTTTTAGGCTGTATAGCACCTAATTTTAGTCTAGTGGTAAgggtggaaaaaggccaggcGGCCTGTCAGGGGCCTGCAGCCTGACCTGTGTTTGGCCTGGTCTGGCttggcctgttataaaataggtacagGTTCAGGCTCTTTTAAAAACTTTAATACATCAATAGGCCAGGCCCAGGCTTACTAATTAGCCTTATAGGCCTGTCAGGCCTGCCTGgacctgttaaaatataattaaatatataaataattatttattaataataaaattatgagatattttaaatttattatattttattataaatatttttgtatattttaaatatgttaaaaatttaaaattttttataaatattaaatatatgacatattacatataactatttttattaaaaaataatttttttaaataatattttatttttgtaaaaaaaaaatatcaggcCAGGCCAGGTTGAATAACAGGCCAGAcctagtactttataaagagcCTATAACAGACTGCAGGCCAGATTTAGGCCAATCAACTGTATGacaggccaggcctgttaagagcaaagcctgacctagcctggcctgtttccacccctatCTAGTGGTCATGGGATGAGTGTTGGTAGAAAGGGGTGGATGTGTAGTAGGAGGGAAATGAATCTCTATCCCAAAGATAGGGAGAGTATTGGTTGCAGTAGGTGGGCTAGAGATGGAGGAACCTGAACAAGTCTCAAGTGCTGATGTAGATTTAACAGTAGTTGAGGGAGAGAAAAATAAGAGATGAGTGGAAAGGGTTGGAGGGCTGACAGTGTGAGATAAGTGTATAGCAGGTGAAGAAGGAGGTTGGCTAAGAGAGGTAGACGAAGAATCAGATAGGTCAGAGTGACTGATCAAAGGAATGACTCCAGCTGGTGTTATGAGGAAAATAGGGTGAGGACAGTTTAGAGGGAGGTGAAGTTTTCCATTGctgaaaaggaaaaataagttCATCAAAGAGTACATTTCGAGAAATAAAAGTCTTGCCATCCTGACTGAGACATTTGTAGCCTTTATAATGTGAATCATAGCCTAAAAACACAcacatttcaaatttaaaattgaactTCCTATTATTGTATGGTCATAGCAAGCACATCAAAAAATTCTTAAGGATATATAATCTGGTGGTTTATGAAAGAGTGCTTCATAAGGACTATAAAAATTCAACTTTGATATAGGTAACCTATTGATAAGAAAACATGCAGTAGTGAAGGTAGCATCCCAATATTCTAGGGGCATGGATGCAGTAGCCAAAAGAGATAAACTAGTCTCAGTTATATGTCTATACTTCCTCTTGACACTCCCTTGTTGTTGGTGAGTGTAGGGGCATGATAGACGGTGTGAAATACTATACTCTTGAAGGAATGATGTAAAGGATTTTAAGAAAAACTCCATGCCATGATCATTTTAAATGCTTTTTAGTTTCATGTTGGTTTGATTTTCTATGAGTGTTTTGTAATTTTGAAGAGCAAAAAGGGCCTGTGATTTGTTAACAAAAAGAGAAATAGATGAGAATTTTGTACATGCATCGACAAAACatatataatatctaaaattagaCTTTGAGATAAAGGGAGCTGGCCCCCAAATATCAAGGTAAACTAGCTCTAaaggactagtataaatagaatcAGAATCTTTAAAGGGTAACTGATGCATTTTGGCTatagtgcaaaattcacagacTTGGTATGGTGAATCAGATTTGGAGAAAGGAAGATTGCATTGGGACATGACTTTTTGAACAGTGCCTATATTACTATGTCCAAGTCTCTTTTGCCAaagtttagtaaataaaataggcCTAATTTGAATGGTAAATACAATAGGATTGTTAGTAATTTGCAGATATCTAGAGGTCTCTTTTGTATGAATGAGACTGTCATTACTATGATTGTGAGTTTTAAGTGCACAATTCATAGTCGATGATGCAGATTTAGGCAAATAAGTACATAATGCAGCATTAGAAATAATAGGATTGAAAACAGTAGAAGAGGAAGCATGCTTAGCAGACAGGGAATCAGAAGTAAAGCCAGAAAATTgaggaaaattaagagaaatattAGAATCATTTTTATTCATCATGATGTCTTTATTAAAATCATTACAACTCTGATTTTTACATGCAGCAACAATATTGAAAGAAAGCACATAATTTTGTGAAACTTCTGAATGGGCTGAGGCTTTAGAATTCTCAACAGTGGATTTAAGTATTCTATTTTTTGGAATAACTAATTGATAAAAACAATAGATTCCTCCTGTAGCCATTCCTTGAAGGAGATGTTCCCGAGTACTTGATCACGGATCACACAAAAATCAGGCCAAAATTCAAAAAAGACATGATTATCCTTTGCTAATTGAGAAACACTTAATAAACTTTGAGAGATACTAGGAACATGTAAAAGAGtattcaatttaaaatatatattgcgACATTTATCATATAGAAGAGATGAGCCATGGTGTAAAATAGGAATCCCATGGCCATTACCAACGAAGACTTGTTCTGGACAATTCGTAGTTTCTGATGCATTGAGAAGGTTAGCATGATCAGCAGTTAGGTGGTGGCTAGCCCCTGAATCAGGGTACCATGCAGTGTCTGGGAGAGCCAAATTCGTAGAAAAATAAGCCCTTGGTGGAAGGATGAGGAGGGTGGTGGTGGGAACGAATTGCTGTAAGGAACTTGTCGTGGAGGCGGTGTAACAAACTACGCTGAGGTAGTCGAATTATGGTAATGAAGAGTAGCGAGTGAAGAGTTGTTTGAATTCTGGTATTGAGAATCATATCTAAAGAAGCAGTTCTGCACCATATGGCCAGTTTTGCCACATAACTGGCACTGTGGTCGCTAAGCACCAAATCTTCCACCACGGCCAAGCCTGCCTCCACACCCTCTTCTTCCACCAGTCCCTCTATTGAAATTAAACCAGGGAGTGGAAGGAGTTTGTGCTAGATTAGCCAAAACAATTTCTTGATAAGGTTTCTTATCTATCAAGTAAATCTTCATAGCCAAGTAAAAAGGACTCAATTTCTTGAACCGTAAAGTTTGACATTCATGACATTACCGAAGTGACATATCCATGGTATTCCTCTGTGAGACCATCTAGGATAGCTTGAATGTGATCATCCTCGGTGAGAGGATATCCAATGACTAGAAGAGAATCCACGAGTTTTTGAATGAGAGCCAAATATTCAGTAACACTTGAGGTTTTCTTGACAAATCGAAATTGTGTCTTAAGGCTTTGAATTAGGGTTCTTGAGAATGTAGTGAAATATGAATGAATTACATTCTATACCTGATAAAATTGTTTGTAGTTTACCACCTTATGCTTGAATGTGACTGACATAGAGGTCAAAATTCAGTTCATGGGGGCTTTGTCATTCTGCCTCCATTCTTTGAACTTGCTTGATTCTTTCTTGCTTGAAGGAGAAGCTGATGGTTTTGTAAGGGTGACTTGTTTTGTTGAATCGGCTGCTGCCTTTTCTTGAACAGGTTCTTTTGAATCAAATTCAGGAGAAATTTTTTAGGGATCCAGGTGATCTTCAAGTTCGAGAGTTTCAAGGGTGAGAAGAACAGCTTGCTGCCATGTGGAGAAATTATTTTCTTTAAGTTTGTCTTGAATTGGAACCAAGATATTCTTGATAGTGAAAGTTGAATTCGGAAGAAGAAATGCCATGGATTTTCACAACcttgctcttgataccatgttaagAGAAATGTATGAACACACTAGAGTTTCACAGTAGCAGAACCTCTAGCTGGAAGAGCTCAGATCAATAGAAAATAGTTTGCTGTTAACCACACACTGTAAAGAAGAAAACTAGTTTTGTTTATTGATATTGAATTCACACGCTTACAatggagtatatatatatatatatatatatatatatatatactcactaAAGCAGAGGAGTTTAGTTAGGCCGCTAAGGTGGAGAAAACAGAATTAACAAACTTTCCACCTTTTGTGGCTAACTGATACAACTAATCTAACTACTCTAACCAACTAGCTTCTAATTTGTGTGTTTATTCTCAACAGTTCATATGGGCACTCTCTGTTCAATATGACTATGCCATAATTGTTTTCGATGTTGTCATGTATCACCTGCTTTGTGATAGAAAATTATCAGGATCACTCATTGAACAAGTTCTGACTATGTTTGCCCCTATCCCAATATGGAGAGGAAAACTTTACAATGCACTGGAGACTCAGGGAATATGGAATATCCCTCATAAAAAGAAGCAGAAATTCTATTGCTCTTTTGTCCTAAAGAAATAGTTCCATTACAAACAAAAAATTCTCTATACAAGATGCAATATCAATATAGTAGGGTACTCAAAGATGTGGCCCACAGATGAAAAAAGATGTCTCAACAATCTTGCCAAACATCTTACTTTTTGCAATAACCCTGATATTTATACGCTCTCAGGAATTATTGAAGAACTTTCTCTCTACCAAGAAGAAGATAGTTCTAGTTCCTGGAGAACGACCAGAACAATGCAAGAAGAGTTAAGGCAATTTCAGACTGATTTTTTTACTGGATCCATCTCTTTTCTAACCCCATCACTCGCTCAAGATTCAAACCCATTGGATAATCCACCACTTTCTCAAAGTACTTACAATTATGAGAAAGAAGCAAATGCAAGAGTCTATCCACTTTTAACTACTGAAGAACTAATTAACTACTGCTTATGAACGACTTGGTGATTACTATTTTCATCAAGAAGATACGATCATATTTGCTCCACATATGGAACACAGATGATATTTCGGAGCATGAGCTCATCACTAAAATTCTGGTCCGTAGTCAACAAATAATTATAAGTGTCTAGTAATTATGTAAATAATGGAGTTGTTATCTTTATCCTCTCTGTATCTAGATCATAATAGTTTGTTTAAAGTTGTTTGTCCTTTTGTAATGATGTGACAGGAGATAAGATTTTTTCTTATCTACCAAATGTCCTGTTTTtattatttgtataaatttttgaCTTATTTGTAAGTTTCTATATATAGAGACTTCCGTCTTTGTAAGAACTCAGAGTTTAATGAAAATGATTACGGGTCTTTCTAAATTCTAAACATCTATTGACTTATTATAAGTCtcaattttattgaattattttattcataaatttttaaaattgtttaaatcattttgctaatttttaagtttattattaaaatattatttttacaataTATTGATTAATCCATGACTATCAAGTGAACTTATTCAATAAAATGAataattgaaaagtaaaaaataaCAAAGGTAGAAAATTGTATAAGAAACAATGAATCAAGAGTAGGTGCTAGAATTTAAATTCACTTAATGTCTTACGATTTGTTTTATGTGAATTTATGCGAAAACCTCTTTTTTtgagtaattttttttagaaaagtaaaaataattttatatttaaatgtttcaaataaaaatattttttatctaataattatgtttaggtataataatataaaaatattttttatttatttattatcttaaaaatatttttttaaaataaaaaattaaaaaaatataaattataactttcataaaaatattttttattttttaataattttatttttattattaaaattttaccaaatacgctaaaaaatataattttttttaataacttaatGGCATTCAAATAAGTTCTTAAATTCTCTAATAACTATTCATCTCTACTTTTTTAATATCTAGTGTAATTATGATCTTAATTACCAtcgcagtttttttttttagatgaCAAGGGGTCAAACACCCCAAAAAGGAAACTAACTAGAATCCCTTAAAATGGGAGAACCAGACAAGTCACGCATAATCATCATAGCTGTATCTGGGGGAGCAATTTCAAAGAAATGAAGCCCAAAGGGAAGATCATGGCCCTTCTTGGCAAGGTTGTCGGCAACAAAATTTGCTTCTCGGAGACAGTGAGACCAAAAGATATGTGGCACGCGGCTGGCAAGGACAATAATGTCATCAAGAAGCGAGGCACACGGGTGGGATGAATTATGTCCTTTCTTAATGAAGTTAACAGCAGCAATAGAATCAGACTCAACAACTAGGGAACTGATATTGTTGGCCACAGCAATTTGTAGACCGCGAACAATGCCCCATAGCTCAGCGTGCATAATAGAACAACTTCCCAGATTACAGGTAAAACCTTTAATAAAGTGACCAAGATGATTCCTGAAAATACCTCCACAAGCCGCACTACTACGCTGAGAAAGGTAAGATCCATCCACATTGAGTTTGGTAACATTTTTCAACGGAGGTTGCCAAATAATGAGACGTTTTTCAGTGTTCCGAGGTGCACAGTTGAGAAGGTCAGACCTCGAGGCTTTGATAATCTCATCAAACCGAGCTTTAACTTGATCCCTTCTTACACAGAGAGATGTCATGTCGCCCTCGAAGATGAATTTGTTTCTGAAGAACCAAATGGAGGAGATGGTAACACCAAAGAGGCAGCACCACTCATCATTCGACGTAAGGTTCTGGAGAAGCCAATCATGCAGGTTAAGAAGAAAGTTGTTTATGCCAGCTACACAGATGAATGGGAGCCAGATGCCCACAGCAAATGGGCAGTCTCGGAGGACGTGTAGAGTAGTCTCATCGGTACAAGAGCATCTTGGACAAGTTACCTGAAGGGTGAGATGTCTTTTCCTTCTTTCTACGTTGGTGAGGATAGCATTGTGAGACACTAACCAGAGAAAGATCCGAATGCGTTCTGGTCCCTTCCAGTGCCAGATCACGCTGTGTAGTTTGCTAGCAATGCCTTCTTCTCCATTTAGCTTTTGGTACGTTGATTTAATGGCTTAATGGCTCAAGTGCAATGACCCTCCTAATTAGATTAACCTAGTTAATGATTTAGCTTTAATTTAATTCCAACTAGTAATAAAGAACGTGAATTCATAAAACCATATAATAAGCAAGCATTTTTCGGACGGGTTATACTATAATTTACGACTgttatttgtttagtttattttaaaCTATGAACTCGCACTTATCAATCAGAAACATAAATTCATTTTAGGTTCATGACTTCTTAGTTTGAATTTAAGTAATTTATCATCTAAACTaatctcatttaatattattctacatatttaataaataaaaaagatgtaTTAACTGCTACAACGGAAATGAAAATTCTATTGACAATCCAATCCAATATTTATATATACAACTTGAAAAACATTTATCTtacattttcattttttgtttcctATTCAGCCTCGTTGGTTATTTTCTTTACGAAAAAATCACCGAGAGATATAGAAGCTTACTGCTCTTCATCAGTAAAATCAGGTTCCGCAGGCTTCTGAAGCAGCATGGGGGGTATTCTCTCCGGCATCCTTGTCTTCCTTGTGCGGTTACGGCGCAACAATCTAAGTGCATTGGCAGCAAACCTGGAAGCATATATGGTGGCACCTAGACTTGGTGAGCTACCACCTACCTTTGCCAATGCATCTTTCAGCCTATTCTCTTCTTCAACGAGAGACTCTTCAAGCTTCTTTTTAGCATAGCGACGCCAGGCCGCTTGAATGAAACATGCGGCCCATGTGCGCCACTGTTGCGAGTAGAACCGGAAAGTGTGGCGTAGCTGCTTGCTGTGAAGACGCCTAAATTGAGAAGCCACAAACTTCAAGTCATCGGCTTTTAGAGCGAAAGCTTCCACTTCTGAAAGTGTTTGGACAGTCCTGGTTGAGATGGGGAGGTTGGATGAAGAATGAGGATCTAAAGCCCATGTGAGAAGCTCTTCTCCGCAAAAGTCACCAGCTTTAAGATACTCGGAATTAAAGAAGCCTGTTCTTCCTCCGTTGGTTGTCATTGTCAATAACCTGCCTCGCATTATGAAAAGCATCTCATCGACAGGGTCTCCTTCCCGGACAATATAGCTTTCTTCCGTGTAAAGCACTGGCTTAAGACGATCACACATGGCATCCAAAAGTTGTTCATCCATTTTCTCAAACATTGGCACCTTAAAGATCATACAAGATAAAATATCTAGTTAGTACTAGCAATATTATCAGAACACTGTTAATTGAATACTCCAAAGGCGATGTTTATCCTTTTACTTTAAGTTGTCAATAAATCCATCAGATTTTGGGATATTCCAAAATCAGTCATGACCAATAGATCTTTTCCAGAAAGGAAGAAACACTTGCACAAAGTAAAATTGGAGCAATATTCACACCAAACTTATTATATCGGTGCATTAAATCACCATGAGGAATAAAATAAGAGCATTTAAAATGAATATTTTCATGCAATTAATGCAGTCATCCAATCTTAAAGAGATCTTTGTAGTTGCATATGAGATTACATGACAAAGTAGGTGGAGAAACTTACTCTCATCAGCAAAGCCAAGCAAAGATGGCGCTTAATGTCCCTTCTCAAATCCTTTGGAAGATTGCAAATCAAGTTATCCTCATCAACACCTCTGGTTTCTTGCCATTTGTACTGCTCATATCGTCTGATTCGCTGCCTAAGGCTGTCAGGGAGGAGTCTATGAGACATCCACTGTTCTGCATCTCTCCTTTTCACCCTCATCTCCTCTAATCTTGTTGTTGTTGATTGCAAATATGTCTGTTAGAAAATAAGTATAATTGCATAATATTAGTCAAGATACACAAGCACCAATTGTTTACTTTTACAATAAACTGCAAATACACAGATGTCTTAAATGTCAAATTTTTATTGCATGTATATGGATATGATGTGTTAGTTCAGTAAATAAATAGACATTTTTATTGGTTTCGTTTTTTAGCATCTCAGCAGAAATGTCTATAAAAAGGCCAGGGAATCAAAATTATAGGGTAATAAATGGAGAAATGGATATTATTTAGGAAGGAAGTTAATGCATGTCTTATTTTGCAAATAATTCCCAATACCAGGAGATCTTAATTCTACTAGTTATAAGAAAACTACTTGGCCataaacacaaataaataaagtGTAACTACCAAAAACACTTGGAACAGATTTCAGTAGCTACATGTGCCTATGCCCTATGGATATCAATTTATTACCAAATCCAAGATCAATAAACAGTGTGTGTGCCACCTTTGCATGATTAGAAACAACTCAAGAGACATTTGTTACAAACCTGCATATTCCCGATAAGGAATGAAAATAATACCAACCCAGCGATGGAAATGAAAACTGCAAAGCAGATTTCCCACACAAAGGTACTTGTCGTCAGGTTTTGACCAAGAGAACTGCAATTTAAGCACCAATCTCCCCCAAAAAAGGATGGAGGAAAAATGACAGAAGATCAgataacaacaacattggaaagATGTGCATCAcaccaaaatttgaaaaagtgatCAGATAGTCATATCAAGCACTCCCCCTACACCCTCTACGTTCATCAAGCCATTAAAAAGATACAAAATGCTTTCGATGATATAATCTTTCTCAAAGTTCCATCCATTCATTTTTAACCCCCGCGGGGGGTTGGTAGAATCAGAAATGTCAAATAGCTTGTTATGCTCATTTATCTGCAAAGTACATGAATTGCAAATTTAAACTGAAGAATTATATCCCTAAAGACGCAACCAGTATGGAAATCTTATCTCACATCACACTTCACAGAACAGTTACCATATAGAGTGAAATAAGAATCAATGAATCGCACCTCAAACTTTTTAGGCCccaccaaaaacaataaaaaaacttTTGTGGAAAGTCTCTTGACTCCACAACACCAGATTGAAGGGCATCAAGGAATATCCCAAAATCAAAAAGTGTCGTGTTTGTCTCCTTTATTGGGCAAGAAGCATTGAGAAACGTTGAAATTGTGCTTAACCCTCCTTGATGATTGTTGCAATACATGTCCTCCTTATTACATGTTGCATTACTTCGGTTGCAGGCTTTTTGCCAGCATGTGGTTTCCCGTTCTATAGAAAACAAGTACCAAAAGGCACCAACAACCTGAAAGGATAAGAACAGGATTAGCTAGATATGCAGGCAATATTATTCTGAGATTTCATgaacattatatattttattaaaaaatgagaCAATAATCTGTCAGATTTAAAAATGCATTATCAGGAAACAAACTTAAATGGCACAGACCTGAGAGTTTTAAACTACAATATACATAGTGACCTTAAAAGCATGAACAAATAGGGCACAATATCAAAACTACGAAGAAGAATTTTGAAGATGTGTATCACATATGACACTGTAAGAACTGGTATCCGACAAAAGATAAAGAGCGATAGTACAATATAAACTGAAGAACGTGGAGAAGAAACCAGTGTGGTCTTGCCCTCTGTCTAGTTAGTGTATATAGTGCATTGAAGGAATGAAAGAAAAAGTAACAATGCCAACCTAGTCTGACTCTAATTTTGAAGGGTCTGAAATCTGAATACTACTCTAAGGAATTCTCCCACAGCCCATATATAGTCCTAATATTAACCACCTCACTCCCATGAAACTCAATAGAGTTGGTTAAAAATATCCCTTCTCCCCAATATCTAAGTCCATTTCACTATTTGCCTCTTTTCTTGCTGAATGGAATACATTGGTTCCTAACAGACACTAACTATTGAAATGATTCCAAGAGAATGCAGAGCTCCTTCTCTAAGTGAATTTTCTTGATACCAACCTCATAGGACCTGATACCAGAAAACTAACATGGTTTGGCTACAGTTTGTGGGGTAAACAAATAAGAAAGTTGCCCTCACTATTTAACAAAGAAATTGTCAGATCAATACATCTAAACATGttgtatattaatttaatataccaACATCGACATGCTTCATACATAATAACTATAAAAGAATTATATTGGAAAGAAAAGGTTTTAACTATAATCCAATCAGCACAAGAGTTGCACAAAAATCATACTATACCCCATACACCTTTATAGCTGGCCCACATTTAAGACAAGCCCTAACTTTAAATCCTCAAAAAAATTTGCACAACCCTACAACACTACAAATTCAAGAAAAACGCATGCCAATACCCAATAGTCTAATATCTGTATCTTGTACATCTAACCCATGCTTGTATAGGCCACATCATCACCACAAGTGCAGATATATGTGACCAACAAAATGGTTCttcattgaaaaaataaaacaacactGTTCTAGGCCAAATAAACTATCACCACATATGCAAAATGGCATATTCACAGTtaagaaa contains:
- the LOC112697431 gene encoding cyclic nucleotide-gated ion channel 1 isoform X1; amino-acid sequence: MRTQPDKFVRFQDWNSDKGSESNYPVINIAPSQRFKTTLNSISAKFQRGLEYGFQRIKRFSSSFKSFLFSRAFSSNFSSRKKILDPQGPFLQKWNKIFVLLCVIAVSLDPLFFYVPVIDDEKKCLSLDNKMEITATVLRTFSDIFYIVHMIFQFRTGFIAPSSRVFGRGVLVEDSWAIAKRYLTSYFLVDILSVLPLPQVVILIVIPGMSGYKSLNTKNLLKFIVFFQYIPRVFRIIPLYKEVTRTSGILTETAWAGAVFNLFLYMLASHVVGAFWYLFSIERETTCWQKACNRSNATCNKEDMYCNNHQGGLSTISTFLNASCPIKETNTTLFDFGIFLDALQSGVVESRDFPQKFFYCFWWGLKSLSSLGQNLTTSTFVWEICFAVFISIAGLVLFSFLIGNMQTYLQSTTTRLEEMRVKRRDAEQWMSHRLLPDSLRQRIRRYEQYKWQETRGVDEDNLICNLPKDLRRDIKRHLCLALLMRVPMFEKMDEQLLDAMCDRLKPVLYTEESYIVREGDPVDEMLFIMRGRLLTMTTNGGRTGFFNSEYLKAGDFCGEELLTWALDPHSSSNLPISTRTVQTLSEVEAFALKADDLKFVASQFRRLHSKQLRHTFRFYSQQWRTWAACFIQAAWRRYAKKKLEESLVEEENRLKDALAKVGGSSPSLGATIYASRFAANALRLLRRNRTRKTRMPERIPPMLLQKPAEPDFTDEEQ
- the LOC112697431 gene encoding cyclic nucleotide-gated ion channel 1 isoform X2, encoding MRTQPDKFVRFQDWNSDKGSESNYPVINIAPSQRFKTTLNSISAKFQRGLEYGFQRIKRFSSSFKSFLFSRAFSSNFSSRKKILDPQGPFLQKWNKIFVLLCVIAVSLDPLFFYVPVIDDEKKCLSLDNKMEITATVLRTFSDIFYIVHMIFQFRTGFIAPSSRVFGRGVLVEDSWAIAKRYLTSYFLVDILSVLPLPQVVGAFWYLFSIERETTCWQKACNRSNATCNKEDMYCNNHQGGLSTISTFLNASCPIKETNTTLFDFGIFLDALQSGVVESRDFPQKFFYCFWWGLKSLSSLGQNLTTSTFVWEICFAVFISIAGLVLFSFLIGNMQTYLQSTTTRLEEMRVKRRDAEQWMSHRLLPDSLRQRIRRYEQYKWQETRGVDEDNLICNLPKDLRRDIKRHLCLALLMRVPMFEKMDEQLLDAMCDRLKPVLYTEESYIVREGDPVDEMLFIMRGRLLTMTTNGGRTGFFNSEYLKAGDFCGEELLTWALDPHSSSNLPISTRTVQTLSEVEAFALKADDLKFVASQFRRLHSKQLRHTFRFYSQQWRTWAACFIQAAWRRYAKKKLEESLVEEENRLKDALAKVGGSSPSLGATIYASRFAANALRLLRRNRTRKTRMPERIPPMLLQKPAEPDFTDEEQ